ATTAATAAGCTTTCATTGATGTTTGTAAACCCAAAACACGGGGATGTCGTCATTCTTCATGATCCTAGCACTGGACCAAGTCGGAAGGACTTTTTAGTAAAACGAGTCATTGGCATACCTGGAGATATCATAGAAGTGAAGGATCACCAGTTATATGTGAATGGAAAAATAGTGAATGAGCCGTATATAGATACCGAGATTGAAGACCCGGATTTCGCGGCGTTAACTGTGGAGAGCGGAAACTATTTTGTCATGGGAGATAACCGTCATGCTTCAGCAAGCAAAGATAGTCGTTATTTCGGCTCCATCCCACAGGACATGATTGTAGGCAGGGCGGATTATATCTGGTGGCCGCTGTCTAAACTGAAAGGGTTATAAGAATTTTATCGATAACATGAAAAGGAGAAGGCGGAAATGAACAATACATTTCAGTCACCGTATGCACCCCCGCCTTCCAAGTGGGCACAGCTTAAAGCGGAGATTCAGGAGGCTGCGACGTCACTCGGTATTGATGATATCGGGTTTACTACAGCAGAGCCTTTTTTATATCTGAAAAATATTCTGCAAGACCACCGAGACAAAGGATATGAATCTGGTTTCGAGGAACCGGATCTGGATAAAAGGACAATCCCTGCTCTGAGCTCTGGGGACAAGCCCTTATCTATTATTTCAATTGCTGTGGCCTATCCTTCCAAAATGGAGAATCCTCCGAAATCTGAGCCAGGCGCACGAAGAGGTATTCTCGCCCGAGCATCATGGGGCAGGGATTATCATCATGTGCTGAGGGAGGCCTTAAGTAAGCTAGAGGACTTTATTCATGAACGTGTACCGGAGGCTGTGCTGGAAAGTATGGTCGATACCGGTGTACTGGTAGATAGAGCGGTAGCGGAAAGAGCGGGGATAGGCTTCAGCGGCAAAAACTGTTCTATCATCTCACCCAAATGGGGATCCTGGATTTATCTAGGGGAGATGGTTACGAACATTCCTTTTGCTCCGGATGAGCCTGTTGAGGAAGGCTGCGGGGAGTGTACCAAGTGTATTGATGCTTGTCCAACCGGTGCACTGGTGGGGCCGGGTCAGCTTAACGCGCAGGCTTGTATTTCTTTTCTGACGCAGACTAAAGGATTTCTGAGTGATGAATACATGACCAAGATTGGCAACCGTCTATACGGCTGTGACACCTGCCAGATTGTATGTCCCAAGAATCGAGGGAAGAACTGGAATCATCGCCCTCAGATGCTACCTGATCCTGAGATCGTGAAGCCATTGTTAATGCCAATCCTGGATCTTAGCAACCGTGAATTCAAAGAGAGATTCGGAAATAGCTCTGCTGCCTGGAGAGGCAAAAAGCCGATTCAACGAAATGCGATCATCGCTCTCGGTAATTTCAAGGAAGTAGAAGCGGTGCCAAAGCTAACAGAAATTGTTCTGAAAGAGCCGCGGCCTGAGATGCGAGGCACTGCTGCTTGGGCACTGGGACGCATCGGTGGTGAGGAGGCTCTAGCTGCTGTTGAATCGGCTTTAGAGCGCGAAGAGCATGACACGGTAAAAGAAATGCTGAGCCGGGCACAGGATGTGCTCCTTACTGGGAAGCAAGCACGAGAGGACAACGATGTTTAATGAAGGAAAAAGATCATAGATAGGTTGCATATTCCCAATTGCTGTCCAGTTCTCGAAATGCTATGATAGATTCGCGCGCCATATGGCGATGCAGACAATAGAGTGTAGAGGTGGGCTTTAGATGAATATCGCATTACCTATTATTACATTGGTCGTAGGTCTCATCGGTGGATTTTTTATCGGTGTGTATTATCTGCGCAGACAAATGACAACTATGCAGAATGATCCTGAAATGCTGCAAAAGGTTGCGAAACAAATGGGTTATAACCTGAATGGGAAACAAATGCAACGTGCCCAACAGATGATGAAGAATCAGAACCAGACAGGCGCCCGACCAGGAGCAGCTAAAGGGAATAAACGTAGAAGTAAGTAACCGGGTCCGGATAGAAATTATACGGGTGCGGAAGGGGGAGACATCATGGGGAACATCAATGAATACGTGAACGGTAAAGTATCAGAGAACCGTGAGCAAATCGAGTATCACGTTGAGAAAATATTAGAATTAATCGGTGAAGATACCGGCCGCGAGGGACTGCTTGAAACACCAGCACGTGTTACGCGGATGTACGAGGAGATATTCGGCGGTTATTCGATAGATCCCCGCGAGGCGCTCGGTGTTACTTTTGATGAGTCTCATGAAGAGCTAGTGATCGTGAAGGATATCGTCTATTACAGCCAATGTGAGCATCACATGGCTCCTTTCTTCGGTAAAGTGCATATTGGATACATTCCGAGCGGACGGATTGCTGGACTCAGCAAATTAGCTCGCCTAGTTGAAGCAGTGAGTCGGCGTTTGCAGGTTCAAGAGCGCATTACGACGCAAATTGCGGATATTATGACGGAGGTACTAAGCCCTCACGGCGTTATGGTCGTTGTGGAAGGTGAACATCTTTGTATGTGCGCACGTGGAGTGAAGAAGCCAGGAAGTAAGACGGTAACCATGTCTACTAGAGGGGTCTTCCGGGAGGATGCCGCCGCTCGTGCGGAGTTTCTGAGCTTGATTAAAGAATAGTATATAGAGGTGTCTATACCTCGAAATTAGAAGGACCCATCATTCACTTTTTGTGAACGATGGGTCCTTTTGGGTCAATATAAGCGAATAGAAGTGATGTCTTCTACGAAGTGGTAAGAGATCAGTAAGGCTTCCATGCCAGTTTACTGGCAGCCGCATAACGCTCTGACACATATGGCCAGTTGACGACCTTCCACCAATCGTTAATATAATCCGCACGATTATTCTGATGTTTCAGATAGTAGGCATGTTCCCATACATCCAAGGCCAAGAGCGGAACAACGTCCCATTGCGATAAATTTTGATGTTTTTCCGCAGTGAGAATTTCTAGTCTATGGCTACGTGGACTCCAGACGAGAATGGCCCAGCCGCCACCTTCTACTTTATTCGCAGCTTCGGTGAACTGTTTCTTGAAGCTGTCATAGCTTCCAAAGCTTTGTTCTATAGCTTCTAGTAAAGCACCTGTTGGGCGGCCCCCACCTTGCGGAGACATCACGTTCCAAAAGATCGTGTGAAGATAGTGGCCTGCACCATTAAAGGCTAATTCTCTCTCCCAATGTTTAACGAGATCGAAGTCACCGTTCTTACGGGAATCTGCTAATTTAACTTCAGCCTTGTTTAATCCATCTACATAACTTTGATGGTGCTTATCGTGATGAATTCTCATCGTCTTTTCGTCAATATAAGGTTCTAGTGCATTATAGGCGTAAGGCAAGGGAGGTAGCGTATGGCCGCCAATGGGTACCGCGTCGTTTTTATCGCGGATATCAGGAACAGTGTCAGTAAAAGTAGAAAATCCATCATTCCGCATAGTATCGTCTGTATCGATGTTTACGACATAATCCTCTGTGTAATCACGCATGACTTGTGAAAGCTTTCCGGGCGAGCTGAGTGTCTGCAGTACGGCTAAGAAGTATTCTGATTCGCGAATAATATGCAGAATCACAGTAGTTGCAAGGGGGACGGCTTTGACCGCTGCGCTACTCTCCATGATGGCAAAGAGCTGCCGGACGAACTCTTGGGATTGATTGCAGGAGATATGTAGCAGTTTCTCCGTTTCCGCAGTGAGTTCTGCCTGTGGCGGAGGAGAAGCGGAAAGGGCAGCATTCAATAGCTGCTCTGCCGCCTGCTCAGTTGCACCAAAAACAACGGCCCATTCATCGAGGAGTTTCACATAAGGGTCCTCTAATTTAGGTACGATCGCTTTGATGACTTCGGTATGCTCTTTCTCTTGTGTTTTCCAAAATACGATTTCTTCCAGAATACGTACTGGCAGCATCGGCCCGTATACATATAGCATGCCAAGAAAACCTCCCGTGATATGTCTTTATCAGTCCATTATATGAACGGTCTTGGAAGGTTATGAAGAACATAAACTTAGAGTGCCTCTTTGGCTTCTTTCTTTCCTGGGGATGAAAACAGCCTCTTCCTAGGGCGCGTTCTTTCTGTCCCTGGAAGAGGCTGTTTGTATGGTTATTAACGCTTAGTTAATTACTAGCCATCGCTGGCTGATCGCCATTATTATTTTTGGCCAGATGGACATTCCCTAAAAAAGCGGAGACCCGCCGCAAATACTCACGGGGATGCTCGCGGAACAACAGCTCATGATGACTACCCTCGATGATCCAGGAATCAGAGAACGGATTGTTCTGATTTGCTGCTAGTTCTTCGGCAATAGGATAAGGGGCTTTATCGTCTTTGGTTCCATGCATGAAAAGGATAGGGAAAGGATAATCTTTGGATTTAACCTTTGCATAAGGAATCTGATCTAGTCCCGTACCGTTCAGTACCGGGAACAGCATTTCCATGATCGCCAGGGAAGGCTGGCGTGGCAGATCGATATTCTGCTTAATATTATGATACAGCGTGTCTGGTTCTAGCAAAAAGGTACTGTCCAGAATCATCGCGTCGATGTCCTCAGATACTAATCCTGCCTGCAGTGCTGTGCCAGCCCCCATGGAGAAGCCCCAAACAACGAGCTCTTTAGCCCCACGTTCCTTCGCGAAATCAATGGCGCCTAGAAGCTGCTGGGATTCTTTTTTGCCGCCGGTTGCAATATCCTTATTACCTTGGGCAGCAAATCCGTAATCAAACATTACGACATTGAAATTCAGACTGTGTGCATAGTGAGCGAGATCGTACATAGGTACCCAAGACTCTTCGCGGTTGGCACCATAGCCATGACTGAATACGATAGTCTTAGTGGCATCCTTGGCTGGAATATACCAGCCGTTCATCAGGCGACTGCCATCCTTAGCTGGGAAGGTTACATCCTCGTAGGCGAGGCCTTTGGCCATCATAGGATTGGAGTACAGTGGCGCGACGGTTGGATTGGATAGCACCCAAGCGATGTAGCCATGAAGCGAGACAAAACAAAATGCTAAAAAGAAAAATATAGATAATAGCAATGCAACGATAATATGCTTAACACGGATCATCCGCAGCGATAGTCGTGATGAACTGCCCTGTTTAGGTAGTTTAGGACGACGGGAGACTGACGTGCCGGCTCGGCTGGTTGTCAGATCCATAAGGTCCCCTCCTAAGTATGATGTGAGTACTAGTGCCTAGGATAATTTGTCGAAAATGATACTAAAGCATTAGTATATTTAATATGTTTATCGTAAGTTGAAGCACTTACAAAGTCAATGAATTGGACCGTTTTGTAATGTAACTGTAAAGTGCGGACCAGTCTTTTTCGGCTCAGTGAATATACTGGACTTTCCGTAGAGTTTTGCACTAAGATAGAGTTAGTTATAATGTAACCGCGTTTCATTTGATGAAACACGAAGGGGGATTACTGTGGAGGACCGAAAGCTTACGGTACGCGCGGTAGAACGTGCGCTTGATATATTACTTTGTTTTACGCAGGACAGAGATTTAGGGTTAACGGAGATCGCATCAAAGATTGACTTACATAAGAGTACAGTCCACAGATTGCTGGCAACACTAGAGGAAAAGGGCTTTCTTATTCGCAATCCGGCGACAGAAAAATACAGGCTGGGTATACGAATCTGGGAGTTGTCGACGCATCTGCCTGCTTTTGACGAGTCGGCAGCGGTATTGCTGCCATCTATGGAACGGCTGAGAGATCGACTCGGAGAGACGGTCAGCCTTTACTTACGGGATGGTATTGAACGCGTACGTATTCAGGCGGTACAGAGCCAGCAAGCGATTCGTAGAGTTGCACAGATCGGTGCGAGGCTGCCATTATCCGTAGGGGCGTCGAGTAAGGTGTTAGCAGCGTATGCACCACCTGAGGTGTTGAGAGAGCTGCTGGAGAGTTCGGAGTGGCCGGATTACGTTGAGAAGAGTGTATACAAAGATCAGCTTAATGAGATCATCCGGCTGGGGTATGCTACGAGTTTCGAAGAACGTGAGTCTGGTGCGGCCGCTGTGGCGGTACCAGTCACAGGCCGTAGTGGAAATGTGATTGCGGCGTTATCGCTGTCAGGGCCGGTCAGCCGCCTGTCTAGGGATACGTTAGTAGAGTATGCCGCCATCTTGAAGGAAGCAGCAAGTGAAATGGGCATGATGATTCCATAGCCCAACATGAGAAAAACGGCCAGTCTCCGGATGATCGGAGGCTGGCCGTTTAATATCCAAATATAATAAGACAAGGGAGTGTCTCTAGCCTTAATGGCCAGAGGGCACTCCCTTGTGCGTCTTGCGATAAACCTATTCTACCGATACAGCCGAAGAATCTGTGGCATCCGCCAGCATTTGGCGAAGTACAGTTTGTAGAATACCACCATTGCGATAGTAATCAATATCAACCGTACTGTCGAGGCGTGCTGTGACAGGGAAATCGAACTGAGTACCGTCTTCACGGGTAGCGGTAACAGTTAGATCTTGGCTTGGCGTCACCTCGTTATCGAGACCGGTAATGTTGAAGGTCTCGCGTCCGGTCAGTCCCAAGCTGCTCCAGCCGTGGCCTTCCTGGAATTGCAGAGGAAGCACACCCATACCAACCAGATTGCTGCGGTGAATCCGCTCAAAGCTCTCAGCGATAACAGCTTTAACACCCAACAGAAGCGTGCCCTTGGCAGCCCAGTCACGTGAGCTTCCTGTGCCGTATTCTTTACCGGCGATAACGATGAGATTCTGTCCAGCGTCCTGATACAGCATGGAAGCGTCATAGATGGACATGACTTCATCGCTTGGTAGGAAGGTTGTAACTCCGCCTTCTGTACCTGGAGCTACTGCGTTACGAATCCGAATATTAGCGAATGTACCACGCATCATGACTTCATGATTTCCGCGGCGTGAGCCGTAGGAGTTGAAGTCTGCACGTTCTACACCATGATCGCGTAAATATTCGCCGGCAGGACCAGAGGTAGAGATATTACCTGCAGGTGAGATATGGTCGGTCGTTACGGAATCAGCAAGCAACGCCAGAACGCGTGCATCCTTGATATCCTTGATGTCTCCCAGACCGTCTGCCAGATGCTCAAAGAACGGCGGATTCTGAATATACGTGGAGTTGTCATCCCACTCATACAGCTCGCCTTGTGGAACAGGGATAGAATTCCAACGTTCATTAGCAGTGAATACATTCTCGTATTTACGACGGAACATCTCCGGACTAAGGGAGAGACCGATTGCTTCACGAATTTCAGCAGTAGTTGGCCAAATATCCTTCAGGAATACTGGCTCACCTTGTGGATCAAATCCAAGCGGTTCAGTCTGTAAATCGATATTTACAGTGCCAGCCAGTGCGTAAGCAACTACGAGCGGCGGTGAAGCCAAGTAGTTTGCTTTGACCTGAGCATGTACGCGGCCTTCAAAGTTACGGTTACCGGAGATTACAGCAGCTACGGTCATATCGTTATCAGTGATGGCTTGGCTAACCTCTTCAGGCAATGGACCGGAGTTACCGATACAAGTAGCACAGCCATATCCCGCCAAGTAGAAGCCCAGTGCTTCAAGTGGCTTCAGCAAGTCTGCTTTTTCCAAATATTCAGTAACAACCAATGATCCTGGAGTCAAGCTGCTCTTAACGTATGCTGGTTTGGTCAGACCACGTTCCACAGCTTTTTTCGCCAAAAGACCTGCACCTAGCATAACGCTAGGGTTGGAAGTATTCGTACAGCTTGTAATCGCTGCGATCACGACCGCGCCTGTGCTTAGCTTGCTTTTGGTGCCATTTTTATGTTCTATTTCTACAGCTTGGGCGATTTTCTCATCGCTGAGACCGTAACCGCCTTTGTCTACAGGTGTACGGATAATACCTTCGAAATTTTCTTTCATATGCGTAAGTTCGATCCGGTCTTGCGGACGTTTTGGTCCAGCCAAGCTTGGAACGACAGAAGCTAGGTCAAGTTCAATTACATCGCTGAACTCAGGATCTGGCGTATTCGAAGTGCGGAACATGCCTTGTGCTTTGTAATAAGATTCAACGAGTTCTACCAGATCATCTGGACGACCTGTGCTGCGAAGATAAGCAAGTGTCTCTTCATCTACAGGGAAGAAACCGATCGTTGCTCCGTATTCTGGCGCCATGTTAGCAACCGTTGCCCGGTCAGCAAGACTGATGTTAGCAAGACCAGGACCGTAGAATTCGACGAATTTGCCGACTACGCCCTTTTTACGCAACATTTCAGTCACTGTCAGAGCCAAGTCTGTTGCTGTAGCCCCTTCGATAAGACTGCCTGTAAGCTTGAAGCCCACTACATCTGGTGTAACAAAATAGAGCGGTTGTCCGAGCATACCTGCTTCAGCTTCAATACCGCCTACACCCCAGCCCACAACACCAAGTCCATTGATCATCGTAGTGTGGGAGTCCGTTCCAACAAGGGAATCTGGATAAACGACAGTTTCACCATCGATAGTTTTAGTGGTGGCTACGGAAGCCAAATACTCCAAATTCACCTGATGCACGATACCGGTAGCTGGAGGAACTGCACGGAAGTTATTGAAAGCGGTCTGTGCCCAGCGAAGGAAACGGTAGCGTTCCTCGTTGCGCTCAAACTCCACGTTCATATTGTATTCCAAAGCGTCTGCCGTACCGAAAGCATCAACCATAACAGAGTGGTCAATTACAAGGTCAACGGGAACGAGAGGGTTAATCTGTTTAGGATCTCCGCCGGCTTTCTTTACGGTGTCACGCATAGCTGCCAGATCTACGACTACCGGAACACCGGTAAAGTCCTGAAGTACGATACGAGCAGGGATAAACGGAATTTCTTTATTGCGATCAATGTCGCCTGACCAATCAGCCAATTGTTTCACATGTTCTTCTGTAATCGCCCGTCCGTCAAATTGACGAACAGCCGCCTCAAGTAATACTTTGATCGAGAAAGGAAGGGAAGAGATAGAGCCCAATCCTTGTTCCTCAAGGGAGTTAAGATCATAATAGCGATAAGATTTGCCACCTGATTCCAGGGTGCGGGCCAACGAGAAATGATCCTTGCTTGGCATATGTGCGCCTCCTTGTTTCATCTATTGAAACTCAATTTCACATTGCATGTTATTTAATTATAACGGTTACAAAGAGGGGAGTAAAGTTTTTTTTCCTATATATAAAGCCCGAATATCGCATCTCAGAAACCATTTAGAGTTACCTCTAAAACGTAAGCTATAAGCAAAGCATATGCCCTACCATGTAAATTGAAGCGATCTGTATAGCGGCCTGTTTCCTTTCATATACATAGAGCAGCAGTTAAAAGGGAATGAAGGGGTGCGAGTATAATGGAACAACAGTGGAAGCAGAGTCTATATGTATATGTAGATCAAGTGAATAAGGCCAAGGTGGAACCTAAGTCCTCATCGCAAACAGTTTCCGTATCCGTTAAAGATCCACGTTTTCTGGTGGAGCAAGGGGAACGTTCACGCCGTATCGCTGAATGGTATACCGCTCGTGGGATCACTCCGCTGCGTGGGGAAACAGGTGTAAAGACTTTACGGACCGTCCGGCAGACTCCGACTGAGGTGGTAGCAGAGGTTACGCTGCATAGTGCACTCTATTATGAAAAAGGAGGCGTTAACCACCGCGAGGATAGAGTTGAGCTGGAGCGGCTGACCTTTGTGCGGGACGGAGGGGGTTGGGAAATCGCTGCTATAGAACGAACCATTCCCGAAAGGAATACAGTTCATAGAGCTGAGGTGGAGTTATCAGGCAGGTTGTCCAAATGGGGGGAAGCTTTGCCTGCTCCGCTGCCATCACAGCCCCTTCTAAACCGGAATATTCTTGGTGAGATCTCGGGCTCAAGAGAGGTTCGCTACAACCGTGAAGAAGCGGTGGCTTATGCCGATCGTTGGTGGAAAGACGGGAATCCGGAGTTCGAAACATTTGAGGTAGATTGTACGAATTATGTCTCCCAATGCCTCTTTGCAGGGGGCGCGCCTATCAACTATACTGGTAAAAGAGAAACGGGTTGGTGGTACAAAGGCTACCAAGGAAAACAAGAATGGTGGAGTTATAGCTGGGCTGTATCAGACAGTCTGCAGCGCTATTTGAGCGTTAGCCGGAGCAGTGGCTTGCGTGCGGAAGTCATGGAGCGGCCGGAGCAATTGATGCTGGGCGATATCATTCAATATGACTGGGATGGTAACGGGCAATATCAGCACAGCACGATCGTCACAGCCTTTGATGCTGGTGGCATGCCGCTTGTGAATGCACGTACAGTTAGCAGTCGTCATCGCTTCTGGGACTATCGTGATTCCTACGCATGGACGGATCAAACGAAATACCGTTTTTTTCATATTAACGACTATTTATAAGACAGAAAGAGGTTATAAAGGTATGGGGAACGCAAAACTAACCGTAGGGCTGGTGTACGGGGGCAAATCCGGAGAACATGAGGTATCTTTACAGACGGCTTTTGCCGTGATGAACTCATTTGATTACGATAAATATGAGATTATCCCGTTTTATATTTCAAAACAGGGCTTGTGGAAAGTCGGAGAGACGTTATCGGCACCTTATAGTGAGGTAGAGCAGCTCAAGCTTTCAGAGGCAACGGAAGATATGGGCACAGCCCTGAATGTAGTATTTAGTGGACTATCCGGTGCGGATAAAGCGGTGGACGTTATGTTCCCACTGCTGCACGGCACGTATGGCGAGGACGGAACAATTCAAGGGTTGTTCGAAATGGCGAATATTCCTTACATTGGGGCTGGTGTTCTTGCCTCTTCGGCAGGGATGGATAAGGTTGTTATGAAGAAGCTATTCGCTGATGCAGGTCTGGATCAGTGTGAATATTGTTATTTTAACATCAGCGCTTGGAAAAGAAAAAGCCATGAGTTGATTGTGGGTGTAGAGGAT
This genomic stretch from Paenibacillus sp. FSL H7-0737 harbors:
- a CDS encoding amidase domain-containing protein, with the translated sequence MEQQWKQSLYVYVDQVNKAKVEPKSSSQTVSVSVKDPRFLVEQGERSRRIAEWYTARGITPLRGETGVKTLRTVRQTPTEVVAEVTLHSALYYEKGGVNHREDRVELERLTFVRDGGGWEIAAIERTIPERNTVHRAEVELSGRLSKWGEALPAPLPSQPLLNRNILGEISGSREVRYNREEAVAYADRWWKDGNPEFETFEVDCTNYVSQCLFAGGAPINYTGKRETGWWYKGYQGKQEWWSYSWAVSDSLQRYLSVSRSSGLRAEVMERPEQLMLGDIIQYDWDGNGQYQHSTIVTAFDAGGMPLVNARTVSSRHRFWDYRDSYAWTDQTKYRFFHINDYL
- the lepB gene encoding signal peptidase I, yielding MSQESQVEFMRNRKQRHRSSRSNKGFGGRLAAELKDWLLTAVVVFAVMSVLNIFVFNISTVKGQSMQPTLVEGERLFINKLSLMFVNPKHGDVVILHDPSTGPSRKDFLVKRVIGIPGDIIEVKDHQLYVNGKIVNEPYIDTEIEDPDFAALTVESGNYFVMGDNRHASASKDSRYFGSIPQDMIVGRADYIWWPLSKLKGL
- a CDS encoding IclR family transcriptional regulator; its protein translation is MEDRKLTVRAVERALDILLCFTQDRDLGLTEIASKIDLHKSTVHRLLATLEEKGFLIRNPATEKYRLGIRIWELSTHLPAFDESAAVLLPSMERLRDRLGETVSLYLRDGIERVRIQAVQSQQAIRRVAQIGARLPLSVGASSKVLAAYAPPEVLRELLESSEWPDYVEKSVYKDQLNEIIRLGYATSFEERESGAAAVAVPVTGRSGNVIAALSLSGPVSRLSRDTLVEYAAILKEAASEMGMMIP
- a CDS encoding YneF family protein, coding for MNIALPIITLVVGLIGGFFIGVYYLRRQMTTMQNDPEMLQKVAKQMGYNLNGKQMQRAQQMMKNQNQTGARPGAAKGNKRRSK
- a CDS encoding alpha/beta hydrolase — protein: MDLTTSRAGTSVSRRPKLPKQGSSSRLSLRMIRVKHIIVALLLSIFFFLAFCFVSLHGYIAWVLSNPTVAPLYSNPMMAKGLAYEDVTFPAKDGSRLMNGWYIPAKDATKTIVFSHGYGANREESWVPMYDLAHYAHSLNFNVVMFDYGFAAQGNKDIATGGKKESQQLLGAIDFAKERGAKELVVWGFSMGAGTALQAGLVSEDIDAMILDSTFLLEPDTLYHNIKQNIDLPRQPSLAIMEMLFPVLNGTGLDQIPYAKVKSKDYPFPILFMHGTKDDKAPYPIAEELAANQNNPFSDSWIIEGSHHELLFREHPREYLRRVSAFLGNVHLAKNNNGDQPAMASN
- a CDS encoding Fe-Mn family superoxide dismutase, translating into MLYVYGPMLPVRILEEIVFWKTQEKEHTEVIKAIVPKLEDPYVKLLDEWAVVFGATEQAAEQLLNAALSASPPPQAELTAETEKLLHISCNQSQEFVRQLFAIMESSAAVKAVPLATTVILHIIRESEYFLAVLQTLSSPGKLSQVMRDYTEDYVVNIDTDDTMRNDGFSTFTDTVPDIRDKNDAVPIGGHTLPPLPYAYNALEPYIDEKTMRIHHDKHHQSYVDGLNKAEVKLADSRKNGDFDLVKHWERELAFNGAGHYLHTIFWNVMSPQGGGRPTGALLEAIEQSFGSYDSFKKQFTEAANKVEGGGWAILVWSPRSHRLEILTAEKHQNLSQWDVVPLLALDVWEHAYYLKHQNNRADYINDWWKVVNWPYVSERYAAASKLAWKPY
- the acnA gene encoding aconitate hydratase AcnA; this encodes MPSKDHFSLARTLESGGKSYRYYDLNSLEEQGLGSISSLPFSIKVLLEAAVRQFDGRAITEEHVKQLADWSGDIDRNKEIPFIPARIVLQDFTGVPVVVDLAAMRDTVKKAGGDPKQINPLVPVDLVIDHSVMVDAFGTADALEYNMNVEFERNEERYRFLRWAQTAFNNFRAVPPATGIVHQVNLEYLASVATTKTIDGETVVYPDSLVGTDSHTTMINGLGVVGWGVGGIEAEAGMLGQPLYFVTPDVVGFKLTGSLIEGATATDLALTVTEMLRKKGVVGKFVEFYGPGLANISLADRATVANMAPEYGATIGFFPVDEETLAYLRSTGRPDDLVELVESYYKAQGMFRTSNTPDPEFSDVIELDLASVVPSLAGPKRPQDRIELTHMKENFEGIIRTPVDKGGYGLSDEKIAQAVEIEHKNGTKSKLSTGAVVIAAITSCTNTSNPSVMLGAGLLAKKAVERGLTKPAYVKSSLTPGSLVVTEYLEKADLLKPLEALGFYLAGYGCATCIGNSGPLPEEVSQAITDNDMTVAAVISGNRNFEGRVHAQVKANYLASPPLVVAYALAGTVNIDLQTEPLGFDPQGEPVFLKDIWPTTAEIREAIGLSLSPEMFRRKYENVFTANERWNSIPVPQGELYEWDDNSTYIQNPPFFEHLADGLGDIKDIKDARVLALLADSVTTDHISPAGNISTSGPAGEYLRDHGVERADFNSYGSRRGNHEVMMRGTFANIRIRNAVAPGTEGGVTTFLPSDEVMSIYDASMLYQDAGQNLIVIAGKEYGTGSSRDWAAKGTLLLGVKAVIAESFERIHRSNLVGMGVLPLQFQEGHGWSSLGLTGRETFNITGLDNEVTPSQDLTVTATREDGTQFDFPVTARLDSTVDIDYYRNGGILQTVLRQMLADATDSSAVSVE
- the folE gene encoding GTP cyclohydrolase I FolE, which gives rise to MGNINEYVNGKVSENREQIEYHVEKILELIGEDTGREGLLETPARVTRMYEEIFGGYSIDPREALGVTFDESHEELVIVKDIVYYSQCEHHMAPFFGKVHIGYIPSGRIAGLSKLARLVEAVSRRLQVQERITTQIADIMTEVLSPHGVMVVVEGEHLCMCARGVKKPGSKTVTMSTRGVFREDAAARAEFLSLIKE